AAGAGTTCCCTTTGCTCCTTTGTCTCGAGCTTCCCTATGACGGTCACGAAGTTTCGAATCGAGTGTTGCACCAAATCCGCGTCTACCTGCTGGCATTCCAGATGGACAATCTCCTTTTCCAAAACGTTCACGGCGACCTCAATCTCCTGCTTCTTTGCCGCCAACTCATCCAACCGTGATTCATAGAACTGCCGTCTGGGCGCATCCGGTCCTTGTTCGCCAAGGATGCGCACAATGTTGCGCGCCTCGTTTTCTGCCCTGCCCAGGTCAGCAGTCAAAAGGCTTTTTTGCTGCCTCTTTGACGGCAGCTGCTGATCGCATGATTCCCGTGTTGCGTTAACGATATTTCCGATGAGCTCCGGGTTATCCCCCAGAAGCCCCAATCGCCGCAGGACGAAGTCCTCCAGAGCCCTGGCGGGCACGCTCCTTACAGTGCATGAATTCTTGTCGCCCTTGCTGACGGAAACGCACCGATAGTAGAAGAAACGTTGGCTCCTGCGTTTCTTGAACACGCCGTGGGGCGTCATGGCATGTCCGCATGAAGCGCATCGGACCAAGCCCCTAAGAAGGTAAGCATGCTTTATTTTTTCTACTTCCCTGTGCCTACGTCCCTTGCCGTTGGCGTTGAGAAGCCCTTGAACCGCATTGAACACCTCTTCGGAAACGATTCCCTCATGTTCTCCTTGAAACATCTGCCCTTGGTAAGCGATCTTGCCGATGTAAATCGGATTGATCAGAAGATACCAGAGATTGCCGCGATTGAATTTGCCGCCTCCTTTGCGGTTGCCATTGCTGGCCGTCCATTCTTTCATCCTATATCCCCGGCCGTTGAGAGTCTTGGCGGTGGCGTATAACGACCGCATTCTCAAATATAAATCGAACATCTCGCACGCGACATTTGCTTCTTCTCTGTTCACGCTCAAACGCTTGCGCTCTTTATCGATGTCATAACCTAAAATGGGGTGTCCGCCCGGTCTTTTGCCCTTGCGAACCATCGCCGCCATTTTGTCTCTAGTCCTC
Above is a genomic segment from Elusimicrobiota bacterium containing:
- a CDS encoding recombinase family protein, translating into MENREKRDKNAPLWCAIYTRKSTDENLNSDFTSLDSQREYCQSFIKSREGEGWGIYPEAYNDPGFSGGNMDRPALRRLLADAKQKKFQAVVCYKYDRLSRNTKDFLHVLDIFDKHGVAFVSVTQPIDTTSSVGRLMRSILMDFAQFEREMISERTRDKMAAMVRKGKRPGGHPILGYDIDKERKRLSVNREEANVACEMFDLYLRMRSLYATAKTLNGRGYRMKEWTASNGNRKGGGKFNRGNLWYLLINPIYIGKIAYQGQMFQGEHEGIVSEEVFNAVQGLLNANGKGRRHREVEKIKHAYLLRGLVRCASCGHAMTPHGVFKKRRSQRFFYYRCVSVSKGDKNSCTVRSVPARALEDFVLRRLGLLGDNPELIGNIVNATRESCDQQLPSKRQQKSLLTADLGRAENEARNIVRILGEQGPDAPRRQFYESRLDELAAKKQEIEVAVNVLEKEIVHLECQQVDADLVQHSIRNFVTVIGKLETKEQRELLSLLVKEVTLDAVKSNVQISLKPLPKIWGDLDHLEGRFVYCQRPLPD